In a single window of the Necator americanus strain Aroian chromosome X, whole genome shotgun sequence genome:
- a CDS encoding hypothetical protein (NECATOR_CHRX.G24503.T2), whose product MRSSTIVQSAYCQSSTSPLQERSLMGLKNSWMKDSHTKLTAVLTQTTSLSSSQCTVYNGTMNRDEFNGAESRRVFAETQELEFSIAWRYSRERRRNFYVSSELLKKLLKAVIRDCLFITPHSFCDFDYRVKLQFVLTYAGTEVIRTPNKIATK is encoded by the exons ATGAGATCgtcaactatcgtccaatctgcttactgccAGTCATCTACAAGCCCTTTACAAGAGCGATCCTTAATGGGTTTGAAAAactcttggatgaaggacagccatacGA AGCTCACTGCAGTCTTAACTCAAACAACCTCTCTTTCGTCATCGCAGTGTACAGTCTACAATGGAACGATGAACAGAGATGAATTT AATGGAGCAGAATCTCGCCGCGTATTTGCCGAAACACAGGAATTGGAATTCAGCATTGCCTGGCGTTATAGTcgagaaagaaggagaaacttTTACGTTTCATCAGAACTAttgaagaaattgttgaagGCAGTGATTCgagattgtttatttattactccTCATTCGTTTTGCGATTTTGATTATCGTGTAAAATTGCAGTTTGTCCTTACATACGCAGGGACAGAAGTTATCAGAACACCCAATAAAATCGCGACTAAGTAA
- a CDS encoding hypothetical protein (NECATOR_CHRX.G24503.T4), whose product MTALRNPKGTTIASRMEKIIYDFYSDLFDSHVHLPPHHLRERDMSFQRKGDSHEIVNYRPICLLPVIYKPFTRAILNGFEKLLDEGQPYESREHKMPSSTVSLTFIDLKKAFDSVETEAVMEALDNQGVPAQ is encoded by the exons atgactgctctccggaacccgaagggaacaaccattgcatcgagaatggagaaaatcatctacgacttctactctgatctcttcgacagccatgtccatttgcctcctcaccatctgagggagagggacatgtcattccaacG GAAGGGAGATTCACATGAGATCgtcaactatcgtccaatctgcttactgccAGTCATCTACAAGCCCTTTACAAGAGCGATCCTTAATGGGTTTGAAAAactcttggatgaaggacagccatacGA gtcaCGAGAGCACAAGATGCCTTCATCAACTGTCtctctcaccttcatcgacttgaagaaggccttcgactcagttgagacggaagcggttatggaagccttggacaaccagggCGTCCCTGCTCAGTAG
- a CDS encoding hypothetical protein (NECATOR_CHRX.G24504.T1) has protein sequence MSLSCQSSMRDRTIASSGKDFFTRKEDKARKFRKRLRTIVDWKLFATSAGFWKDSADDSIDEEYNRLVEHLRDCTKSAESFQTTKRRLSLETFELIRQRGAA, from the coding sequence atgtcgctgtcgtgccaaagttctatgcgggatcggaccatcgcttCCTCCGGGAAAGATTTTTTCACacgaaaagaagataaagcCAGAAAGTTCAGAAAGCGTCTCAGGACTATCGTTGACTGGAAACTTTTCGCTACGTCAGCCGGGTTTTGGAAAGATTCTGCAGACGACagcatcgacgaggaatacaatcggctcgttgaacatctTCGCGACTGCACGAAGAGTGCTGAAAGTTTtcaaaccaccaagagacggcTGTCTCTCGAAACTTTTGAGCTGATACgacagcgtggagcagcatgA
- a CDS encoding hypothetical protein (NECATOR_CHRX.G24505.T1) yields the protein MESPPANKLHLSTQGGQTFFPKPVGLEACNLPMAPTSSYKEEEIEAFYMNLDRTIVDWKLFATSAGFWKDSADDSIDEEYNRLVEHLRDCTKSAESFQTTKRRLSLETFELIRQRGAA from the exons ATGGAGTCGCCTCCAGCAAATAAGCTCCATTTATCCACTCAGGGAGGACAAACGTTCTTCCCCAAACCcgtgggactagaggcttgcaacctgcccatggctccaacatcaagctacaagGAAGAAGAgatcgaagctttctatatgaaCCTGGACAG GACTATCGTTGACTGGAAACTTTTCGCTACGTCAGCCGGGTTTTGGAAAGATTCTGCAGACGACagcatcgacgaggaatacaatcggctcgttgaacatctTCGCGACTGCACGAAGAGTGCTGAAAGTTTtcaaaccaccaagagacggcTGTCTCTCGAAACTTTTGAGCTGATACgacagcgtggagcagcatgA
- a CDS encoding hypothetical protein (NECATOR_CHRX.G24506.T1), with amino-acid sequence MLMRKKVGDCAIAVRYNYNNVVGEFGSTSPKCAFVRLRDRRERNLWIVSAHAHTETAEDNIKDAEDNTFYDELNALISKIPSQQVVIVGIDANAKMGLEQQSDVLKKWYYPTSDVGARRTTATAWSTGFIMLPRLRGIIDAISSRGWGQPF; translated from the coding sequence atgctgatgagaaaaaaagtaggtgactgcgcgatagctgtgagatACAATTACAACAATGTAGTGGGGGAATTCGGCTCAACGTCGCCTaaatgcgcctttgtacgactgcgggatcgcagagaaCGTAatctctggatcgtaagtgctcacgcacatacagaaaccgctgaggacaacattAAGGACGCTGAGGACAACActttctatgatgaactcaatgcgttgatatctaaaataccaagccagcaggtggtcattgtcggaatcgacgcaaatgcgaagatgggactcgaacagcaatccgatgtgctaaaaaaatggtattatccaacGTCGGACGTcggcgcacgtcggacaaccgCGACCGCCTGGTCGACGGGCTTCATAatgcttccacgtttaagaggaatcatcgacgccatcagctcacgtggctggggtcaacccttttaa
- a CDS encoding hypothetical protein (NECATOR_CHRX.G24507.T1): MIEGLARNVEESENNVRLARRPHVPSVGRPQALTSMRKLHKRSHLRKAEQAKRKPVLDISDCAQDERDACAVRLRMQPSSSNTNNQSCWIQCLTCED; encoded by the exons ATGATAGAGGGTTTGGCAAGAAATGTTGAAGAGAGCGAGAATAATGTGCGCTTGGCTCGCCGTCCACATGTACCTTCGGTCGGCCGTCCTCAAGCGCTGACTTCTATGAGGAAATTGCATAAG CGGTCCCACTTACGCAAAGCAGAGCAGGCTAAGCGAAAGCCTGTACTGGACATTTCGGACTGTGCGCAAGACGAGAGGGACGCGTGTGCTGTTCGCCTTCGGATGCAGCCAAGCAGTAGCAATACGAACAATCAAAGTTGTTGGATTCAATGTCTAACATGCGAAGATTGA
- a CDS encoding hypothetical protein (NECATOR_CHRX.G24508.T1), which yields MMRPVFAQVDQTVTVVRCALRWIIPFSQHIGLLCETHLRICVDSDNDHLQACWSWNLGSERQWECTLRGGAVLSIRREGKRGVWWCPYAFACTCSIDGKSWIKCVHVHVALLYAAAGRHSQQDALSSVVSRETESVRDGPYSSDGDEEVMEMVVEDDVENEEEVEEARQI from the exons atgatgagacctgtgttcgcacaagtcgaccagacggtcaccgttgtccgatgtgctctccgctggataataccattttcccagcacatcggattgctgtgcGAGACCCATCTTCGCAtatgcgtcgattccgacaatgaccacctgcaggcttg CTGGTCCTGGAACCTGGGAAGTGAACGACAATGGGAATGTACACTGCGTGGAGGAGCAGTACTGTCGATACGACGAGAAGGCAAG AGAGGGGTGTGGTGGTGCCCCTATGCGTTCGCCTGCACTTGTTCTATAGATGGGAAAAGTTGGATTAAGTGTGTGCATGTCCATGTAGCTCTGTTGTATGCAGCAGCGG GACGCCACTCGCAGCAAGATGCATTGTCTTCAGTAGTAAGTAGAGAGACTGAAAGTGTCCGAGATGGACCGTATAGCAGCGATGGAGATGAAGAGGTGATGGAGATGGTAGTGGAAGACGATGTAGAGAACGAGGAGGAGGTTGAAGAAGCTCGACAGATATAG
- a CDS encoding hypothetical protein (NECATOR_CHRX.G24509.T1) produces MVHMITYMRQQKMTEGKAYDVKENVKKRETLRIKYRIAVKWIRGQIVHLGKKHTMRVVIVGIDAYAKMGLAQQSDVLGKWYYPAESTSDNGDRLVDLCEHRAVWDVFDSDHRRFSLQDTVPQEKPRSSSSTEDRHGRKKLRRQLQQDRDNEWTSRAMEFEKAWEDKNPLKAYGLLRQYSSKMKRCSSVLNTANGVAVGEATLPIWRDHLKTLLNRQAPPAPELEHVHRPTYALNEEPPTDSEVLVCI; encoded by the exons ATGGTTCACATGATTACATATATGCGACAACAAAAGATGACAGAAGGCAAAGCATACGATGTcaaagaaaatgtcaaaaagaGGGAAACGTTGAGGATAAAATATCGCATTGCAGTGAAATGGATTAGAGGACAAATTGTACATCTGGGAAAAAAGCACACAATGAGA gtggtcattgtcggaatcgacgcataTGCGAAGATGGGTCTCgcacagcaatccgatgtgctgggaaaatggtattatccagcggagagcacatcggacaacggtgaccgtctggtcgacttgtgcgaacacag agctgtttgggacgtcttCGATTCTGACCACCGTCGTTTCtcgcttcaagatacggttccacaagagaaaccgaggagttcctcttcaaccgaagatcgacatggcag aaagaagctgcgtcgtcaactgcaacaagaccgcgataacgagtggacgtcaagagcgatggagtttgagaaggcgtgggaggacaagaacccgctgAAAGCCTATGGTTTACTAAGACAGTAcagcagcaaaatgaaaagatgttcttctgtcctcaacactgccaatggagtagctgtcggtgaagcaacccttccaatttggagggatcatttaaagaccttgctgaaccggcaagcaccGCCAgcccctgaactcgagcacgttcataggccgacatatgcgcttaacgaggagccaccgaccgactcggaggttctagtctgtatttga
- a CDS encoding hypothetical protein (NECATOR_CHRX.G24509.T2), translating to MKALKLQLDYVLARNIPQSDIRKSRAVWDVFDSDHRRFSLQDTVPQEKPRSSSSTEDRHGRKKLRRQLQQDRDNEWTSRAMEFEKAWEDKNPLKAYGLLRQYSSKMKRCSSVLNTANGVAVGEATLPIWRDHLKTLLNRQAPPAPELEHVHRPTYALNEEPPTDSEVLVCI from the exons atgaaagctcttaaacttcagctcgactacgttctggcgaggaacattcctcagtcagatatccgaaaatctagagctgtttgggacgtcttCGATTCTGACCACCGTCGTTTCtcgcttcaagatacggttccacaagagaaaccgaggagttcctcttcaaccgaagatcgacatggcag aaagaagctgcgtcgtcaactgcaacaagaccgcgataacgagtggacgtcaagagcgatggagtttgagaaggcgtgggaggacaagaacccgctgAAAGCCTATGGTTTACTAAGACAGTAcagcagcaaaatgaaaagatgttcttctgtcctcaacactgccaatggagtagctgtcggtgaagcaacccttccaatttggagggatcatttaaagaccttgctgaaccggcaagcaccGCCAgcccctgaactcgagcacgttcataggccgacatatgcgcttaacgaggagccaccgaccgactcggaggttctagtctgtatttga
- a CDS encoding hypothetical protein (NECATOR_CHRX.G24510.T1) → MYKVLERIILDRLIKNCEETTRDEQAGLRFRYSKPMQLAFLDFEAAFHSPHRGRLLNALRAFGVPGKFVRLLDDLNQRTTAAVRTPAGCTTPSEAVTGVRQGAVAGPFQFNFATDDIMRKTVSQCPAILAPSGRPLTILAYADDVVIFAESSTKLQHVVNLVSKLAAAYGLLLRPNKCKQMWISSRPRTRIRVDRQPIEFVDEFCYLGCTLKSNGCESTYPQFAPS, encoded by the coding sequence atgtacaaggtattggagcgcattatcctagaccgactcattaaaaattgcgaagaaacaacgcgcgacgagcaagctggcttgcGTTttcggtattcgaagccaatgcaactagcgtttctggactttgaagccgcgttccactctcctcaccgaggccggcttctcaacgcgctccgcgcctttggagtaccaggaaagttcgttcgcctGCTTGATGACCTGAATcagcgaacaactgctgcagttcgaacaccagccggatgtacaacaccgtctGAGGcagtaactggagtaagacaaggggcagtggcaggacccttccagttcaatttcgccactgacgacattatgcgaaaaaCAGTAAGTCAGTGTCCTGCCATCCTAGCGCCATCAGGACGCCCCTTGACCATTCTCGCGTACGcagacgatgttgttatattcgcggaaagcagtacgaaacttcaacatgttgtcaaccttgtatcgaagctggctgcagcctatggactacttCTACGCCCtaataaatgcaagcagatgtggatctcttcgagacctcgaacgagaatcagggtggacagacaaccgatagaattcgtcgatgagttctgttacttgGGCTGCACGCTGAAGAGCAAcggctgcgagtctacctatccgcaattcgccccatcatga
- a CDS encoding hypothetical protein (NECATOR_CHRX.G24511.T2) — translation MTRGRCQHLARPSKLAKVNLLRFFGHMLKRPADRLVQRVLWSLSGSSWKKTAGRKRKFWTEVMEEDPRTLVVDRQFRRDVRFRRIWNSDEWIDSVQALAEDQEGSAELCSRTAHLGEDAGKKRQAMTSAKERWALNNHQTAARAAVNSAGSISTALTFSRVCHPFDGAGKR, via the exons atgacacgtggaagatgtcaacatcttgcacGGCCATCGAAattggctaaagtaaatcttcttcgcttctttggtcatatgttaaagagaccggcagatcgccttgttcaacgagttctgtggagtttgtcgggttcgagctggaagaagacagctggccgaaaacggaagttctggactgaggtgatGGAAGAGGACCCGAGGACACTCgtcgtggataggcagttcaggcgagacgtaaggtttcgcagaatatggaatagcgacgaatggattgattctgtgcaagctctcgcagaagatcaagaaggttcggcagagctgtgttcaaggacggcacacctcggcgaagatgcgggaaaaaagcgtcaggcgatgacatctgCCAA ggAGCGATgggcgctcaataaccaccaaacagCCGCCCGCGCAGCTGTGAACTCTGCAGGCAGCATTTCCACGGCTCTCACGTTTTCACGTGTTTGTCAT CCCTTTGACGGTGCTGGAAAGCGGTGA
- a CDS encoding hypothetical protein (NECATOR_CHRX.G24511.T1) yields the protein MTRGRCQHLARPSKLAKVNLLRFFGHMLKRPADRLVQRVLWSLSGSSWKKTAGRKRKFWTEVMEEDPRTLVVDRQFRRDVRFRRIWNSDEWIDSVQALAEDQEGSAELCSRTAHLGEDAGKKRQAMTSAK from the coding sequence atgacacgtggaagatgtcaacatcttgcacGGCCATCGAAattggctaaagtaaatcttcttcgcttctttggtcatatgttaaagagaccggcagatcgccttgttcaacgagttctgtggagtttgtcgggttcgagctggaagaagacagctggccgaaaacggaagttctggactgaggtgatGGAAGAGGACCCGAGGACACTCgtcgtggataggcagttcaggcgagacgtaaggtttcgcagaatatggaatagcgacgaatggattgattctgtgcaagctctcgcagaagatcaagaaggttcggcagagctgtgttcaaggacggcacacctcggcgaagatgcgggaaaaaagcgtcaggcgatgacatctgCCAAGTAA
- a CDS encoding hypothetical protein (NECATOR_CHRX.G24512.T1) gives MSDVSNSFSAWETLPEDEPPLCIAVRRPESPPRHYEAPSSEPGKIKAISDLFSQAPGNAMTKAKTPKR, from the exons atgtcggatgtgtcgaactccttctcagcttgggagaccctgccggaggacgaacctccgctgtgcatcgcagttcgacgcccagagtcacctccacgccactatgaggcg ccttcgtcagagcctggaaaaatcaaagccattagtgatttattctctcaagcgcctgGTAACGCAatgacgaaggcgaaaacgccgaaacgttag
- a CDS encoding hypothetical protein (NECATOR_CHRX.G24513.T2), which translates to MSQGGSLIHVIALQETKWRRSYARQMNDGTLFIHGEKIPSRNVGGVGAVVHPSVDLVDSLVILSPRLSILCLCFLRQKPISLINCYSPTSAADDSELDAFYEELEEVVCNEATEEEYRIGRFGLENRNANGNRLAGLLSAARLFHGSSLFMKKDHRRWTWESPNGATCAEIDHILTNRRWGLLDISLVPSFCSGSDHRLLLAKIRLSHTMEKNICYRPRRRKEVVYDDCVLEHSLSQGDWHIEEDPNVDYEMLL; encoded by the exons atgtcgcaaggtggctccctgattcACGTGATTGCTTTGCAAGAGACCAAGTGGAGAAGGAGCTACgcacgacagatgaatgacggtacactcttCATTCATGGAGAGAAgattccgtcgcgaaatgtaggcggtgttggtgctgttgtgcacccatctgtcgatCTTGTTGATTCTCTCgtgatcctgtcacctcgtctgtcCATTCTTTGCCTCTGCtttctgcgccaaaaacccatcagtctcatcaactgctattcaccaacatcagcagctgatgattccgaattggacgcgttttacgaggagctggaggaagtagtctgCAACGAg gccacagaagaggaatacaggattggaagatttggactagagAACCGGAATgcaaatggcaatcgtctcgccgggctgttgtccgccgctcgtcTCTTTCATGGAagctctcttttcatgaagaaagatcatcgtcgatggacatgggaatcgcccaatggcgccaCTTGTGCGGAGattgaccacatactcaccaacagGAGGTGGGGTCTACTTGACATCTCtttagtaccatccttttgcagtggttctgatcaccgtctccttcttgcgaaaatacgacttagccacacgatggaaaagaacatctgctatcggccacgaaggagaaaagaagtcgtctacgacgattgcgtactcgaacATTCCTtatcccaaggtgactggcacatcgaggaggacccaaacgtggactacgaaaTGCTGCTCTGA
- a CDS encoding hypothetical protein (NECATOR_CHRX.G24513.T1), with protein MSQGGSLIHVIALQETKWRRSYARQMNDGTLFIHGEKIPSRNVGGVGAVVHPSVDLVDSLVILSPRLSILCLCFLRQKPISLINCYSPTSAADDSELDAFYEELEEVVCNEVLLQIRCRRL; from the coding sequence atgtcgcaaggtggctccctgattcACGTGATTGCTTTGCAAGAGACCAAGTGGAGAAGGAGCTACgcacgacagatgaatgacggtacactcttCATTCATGGAGAGAAgattccgtcgcgaaatgtaggcggtgttggtgctgttgtgcacccatctgtcgatCTTGTTGATTCTCTCgtgatcctgtcacctcgtctgtcCATTCTTTGCCTCTGCtttctgcgccaaaaacccatcagtctcatcaactgctattcaccaacatcagcagctgatgattccgaattggacgcgttttacgaggagctggaggaagtagtctgCAACGAggtccttttacaaattcgttgtcgaaGACtttaa